The following nucleotide sequence is from Blastocatellia bacterium.
CTGAAGTATTCGCCGCTGGTCACCCAGAACCTGAGGGCAGGAATCTGCGTTGCAAGCTCCTGGCCGCTTTCAAAAAGCATCCGCAACAAAGAAGGCACCAGGACGATGTGCGTCACTTGCCGGCTGCCCAGATTGCGAATCAGCCGCGTCGGGTCCTTGACCGCTTCTTCGGGGATGATACTCAGCCGCACCCCCTGAAGAAGCGGCCCCAGGGTTTCAAAGATTGAATCGACAAAGCTAATGATCGTCTTCTGGCAGCAGATGTCGCCTGGCTGAAACGGGTGTTCGGCCCACATCCATTCCAGCCGGTTCAGCGTCGCCGTGTGCGACGCGACGACACCTTTGGGCGTCCCCGTCGAGCCCGACGTGTAGATCACATAGGCCGCATTGTCACCCCCAGCCGGCGAATCGAGGTTCGATGAAGGCGCTTCGGAGATCAATTGCCAATCGGTGTCCAGGCAGATGGCCTGCGCACGTTCGGCGGGGATTCGTCCGGCCAGCCGCCGCAAGCTTAGGACGAGGGCCGCGCCGGAATCTTCAATCAGGAAGCGCAGCCGCTGGTCAGGCTGCGAAGGGTCCATAGGGATAAAGGCCGCGCCCGCTTTCAAGGTGCCGAGGATGGCGACCACTAGATCGACCGAGCGCGGCATACAAATGCCGACAAAGCTCTCGGCCCCCGCCTGGAACCCGCGCAGGTAGTTCGCCAGTTGATTGGCCCGCCGGTTCAGCTCGCCATAGGTCAACTGCCGCTCGTCATCTTCGATGGCAATCGCCTCGGGCGTCTGCGCCACCTGCGCCTCGAATACTTCACTCAAGCAACGGTCTCGCCGGTAAACGCCCACGGCCTGATTCCATTCGATCAACAGCCGGTGCTTCTCCGCTGCGGATAACACCTCGACGGCGACCAATGGCAGGTCGGGGTCGGCGACCGCCTGCGTCAACAAGGTCGCGTAGTGCCTGACCATGCGCTGGACGGTCGTGGCGTCGAACAGGTCGGTGTTGTATTCGAACGACACGCCGATCCGGTCCGGCATCTCGGCCATCGTCACGGTCAGGTCGAACTTGGCCTCATCAAACTTCGCCTGCTGCTTGCCGGCGAGGCCGCTGAAGCGCAATTCCGCAAAGGGCGAGGACTTCTTCTGGTCGGCGGCGGGCGGGGCGCTCGACATCGAGAACATGACCTGGAACAGCGGCGCGTAGCTCAGGCTACGCTCAGGCTTCAACTCCTCAATCAGTCGCTCGAAAGGCAAATCCTGATGCGCCTGCGCTCCCAGAAAGACCTCGCGCACATGGCCTATGGCCTCGCGGATCGTCATGTCGCTGGGAAGCTTCGACCGCATCACCACCGTGTTCAGGAAGAAGCCGATCAGCGGCTCCGTCTCGATGCGGCTGCGGCCCGCTAACACCGTGCCGACGGCGATATCTTGCTGCCCACTGTGGCGGCAGAGCAGGACCTTGAGCGCCGCCAGAAGGACGACGAACAGCGTCACCCCCTCGCGCTGGCTCAGGGCGCGGAGCCCTTCGGTCAGTTCCGCCGACAGCGTCAGCCCTTCAGTAGCCGCCCGGTAGGTGCGCCTGTCTGAGCGCCGCCGGTCGGTCGGCAAATCCAGGGCTTGGATGCCCTCCAGTTGTTGTTTCCAGTAGGCGAGCTCGCCGGCCAGCACGTCGCCCTGTAACCACTGCCGCTGCCAATGACTGTAGTCGGCAAACTGTATTGGCAAGTCGGCCATCGGCGACGGCATGCCCGTGCCATAGGTCTGGTAGAGCATTCCCAGTTCCCGCATAAATATCTCGCCCGACCACAGGTCAGAGACGATGTGGTGCATCGTCCGCAACACCGCATAGCATCGCTTATTCTTAATCAAGCTGACCCGCAAGAGCGAATCTTCGGCCAAATCGTAGGGCCGACGGGCCTCTTCTGCGGCCAGCCGGCGAGTGACGGCCTCCTGCTCAGGCTCGCTCAATCCTTCGAGATCAACGGTCGGCAGCGGCTGCTGTCGTGCGGCGGCAATCACCTGGACGGCTTGACCATCCTCGCTTACAAAGTTGGTGCGCAGGGATTCGTGCCGCCTGATAACCTCGTTAAGCGCCTGGCTCATCGCCGACACGTTGAGCCGCCCGCTGATCTGCCCGGCCAGCGATATGTTGTAAGTCACGCTGCCGGGATTTAACTGATCCCATATCCACAGCCGCTCCTGCGCAAACGAGAGCGGTATCGGCTGATCGGGCGGGCGCGGGGGGATACTGCCGGGGCGGGAATCCTCCGGCGCGGCGACTTGCAACCGGCCCAATAGCGCCGCCTGTTTTTCCGATGGCAGGCTGGCCCGCCGCATGGCGAGGCGGCCGCGGCGGCGCTCGATCTCCTCTCTTGCTGTCGTCATAAAGGTTCTCTGAATGGGCAGACGATGGGCGGCCTTCGTTTCTGCATCACCGTCAGTTTGCGGTGCGCCGCTTCGGCGAGAAGGCCGCGGCGGCCTCGTTCGCCGGCCCGGCCGCTTCAGGGCGTAGCTGGGAGAGTACCAGGCGGACGGCATCGGCTGCCGCTTCACGTTGCTTGAAGCATTCTCCCATTTGCCTGCACCGCGTCTGGAAAGAGGGGGTGCGTGCGATCTCGTCGATCATCGAATGGATCATCTCGACCGATATCTGATTGATGTTTCCCCGCAGCCCGAGTCCATGATGGACGACGCGAGCGGCGACCGCCGGGTGGTCGCGAATCAGCGGGAATACCAGCATGGGAACGCCATAGAAGATGCACTCCTTGACCGTGTTAAACCCGCCGTGTGTGATCATCAGCGTGGTTTTCTGTAAGACCTCTAGCTGCGGCGCGCGATTGACAAGGATGATGTTGGGCGCGACATCACCGAAGTCTTCGGGGTTCAAGTGCGCGCCAGTGGTCAGAACCAACTGCCAGTCCTGGCGCGCCGAGATGGCGTCGATGACGGTCTGTAAGACCTTCCGACCGCCGGTGATCAAATGGCTCTGGCTGCCCAGCGAGCAGTAGATCACCGGCCTGTGGAGGTCGAGCCGCTCCCAGGGGAAAGCGACGTCCCGCCGCTGCTGGTCAATGGAAGCCTCGACATAATGGCAGTTGTCTCGCATGCGGGCGCGCGGGAAGTCGAATTCCTGCGGACACAAAATCAGTTCCGGGACGTCCAGAAGCCGCCGGTAGTCTGCGGCTTTGCGCGCGTCTTCCCACGGGTCGTAAAACTGCGTGTTCAGAAAGACGCTGGCGAGCTTGAGCTGCTTGGACAGCAAGGCCACCATCGAAAGCAGCAAGTCGATGACCAGTACGTTTGGCCGCAGGCTGGTTACAGTCTGCGCCAATTCCGCCATCAGGTCAGCGGCCTGCCGCCCTCGCTGGGCGGCGGTTAGGATGGCCGCAAAAGGTTCGACCTCGCGGCTGGCGACGTGCTGACTGATGAACCCTTTCGCGATGGTGTCAGGAAACAGCGGTTGGAATTGGAACTGCTGAAGCCGCACGGGCGCTTCAAAATCCGAGATTCCCAGATAGGTGACCTCGTGGCCGAGCGCCTTTAATTGCCGGGCCAGCTTAAAGCTGGCGTACAGGTGCCCGGTTTCGGGGAACGGGATGAATACCATTCTTGCCATAAGATGGTCAGGGAATCTGGGTCCGCGTGGGAACTGCGCCCCGCGCAATCAAGCGCGACGCCGGGGCTCCAGGCGCGCGCCGAGTCAGGACTCAATGGGCCGGCGGTCGGCGACGGCCTCGGCGAAGCCGTTGCGCGCCTGGTCATCATTGGTGTGCGAAAGGAAGTTGAGGGCCAGCCGGCGACAGGCTACCGCATGTTGCACCGCCTCGCGTGCCGCTTTGCGTTTCGCGTTTCAGCCCTATCAAAGGTGAACAGGCTACCGCATGTTGCACCGTCTTGTGTGCCTGCCTTAAAGGGCTATGTATGGATGCTGACCGGGCGATACGGCCTGGGCGTCCGCCCGCAGCCGCGACTGAAGGGCCTGGTCCAGCGGCAATGAGCCGACCTTTACGATCACTCTGCCGCCAAAGAGAAAATAGCCAATCGCGAGTCGGAAGTCTTGAAGCCTACATCAATTTCCATTCAAAGTTTTTTAAACCTTCTTCATGCGTCTTTATCGCGACGCCGGGCAGGGTCGGGCCCGCTCGCGTGGCCTGCGGCATTTTGCTTTCGCGCCGATTTCGAGAGAAATCGGCTGAGTCCGTGCCGCCGGAGGCGCGCGGAGATTTGCTGCTGCGACAGGCGGACGCCGTACTCTGCAAGGACCTTTTCAGCCAGGGCCTTCAGCGTCCAGCGGCGGCCATCCGGGCGGCCTTCTTTGATGGCAGTCAGCAGCGCCGCCTCCTGCTCAGGGTTCAACTTTGCGGTGCGTCCGCCCGTATGCTTGTACTTTAGCGCTTCAGGCCCGGCAAGGTTGAATTGTTTGATCCAAGTGCGTACGGTTTTTGGCGAGCGGCCCAGAATGCGGGCGATTTCGGTCGGGGCCATCCCCTGGCCGCGTAAGTAGATAGACTTCAGGCGCTGGCGCGTCCTGCGGTCGGTCGCTTGCGAGCAGAGTTGCTCAAGGGCAGTGAGATCGTAGCGGTCTAGTCGTTTCATAGGCGCGCGCGTTCTGACCTCCGGCGACCGATCTGGCCGCGAAGTTGTTGTGATTTTTTAACAAGTAGTCGCTGTGCAGCTTACGGCCCATCTCAATCCTGAAATGCTCTTGTAGCGTCTGTGGGTTTACTGTAAAATGCGATTCGGTATACGCTTGAGAGGGGTAAGGATCGAACTCGCGGGCGGCGATACAGCCGGAATGTCTGGCATGATACGCTGCTTCCGAATTGATCAGGGCCAGTGAAGGTTGGGACTGATCTGGCGTCGTCCGGCTTGAAGGCAGTTACGCTTGGAGACGTCTCCACTGGCTTTAATCCTGGCATCGACAGAGCGGTAGGCCCATCACTACTGAGTATCCCCCCTGATTTAACTTATTGATAACCTCAGGCGTGTCCATCTTCTGCGTCCGGTTTAAATTTCTCAATTCTCGATTTAGCTATGCCAGGAGTATCTATGGTAAAGGCGGCGATTGAGTTTATCTACATAAAACAGATCTACCGATTCGGCCCGTTCACCCTCGACACCGGACAGCGCCTGCTGACGCGCGACGGTGGAGTCGTGCCGCTCACTCATAAAGCTTTTGAAACGCTCGCGCTGCTAGTTCAACACAATGGCCGCGTTCTTCAAAAAGAAGAGATGATGAAGAGCATCTGGCCCGACAGCTTTGTCGAAGAGGCCACGCTGGCACAGAATGTATTCATCCTCAGAAAGGTTCTGGGCGAAACCCCGCTCGGGACGCGTTACATCGAGACCGTGCCGAAGTACGGCTACCGCTTTGTCGCCGAGGTCGAAGAGGTCGCGCCGAGTCCCGGCGGACAGGTGACCGAAGCCCGAAACGGCAGCCGGACGGCCAAGTCTGTCGCCGTCCTGCCCTTCAAGGTGCTGACCAGCGACACCGGCAGCGAGTATTTCGGCATCGGCATGGCCGACGCCCTGATCACCCGTTTGAGCAACATTGAAGAGGTCACCGTCCGCCCGAGCAGCGCCATTTTGAAATACGACCGGCCGGATGTTGACCTCTGCGCCGCCGGCAGCGAGTTGAAGGTCCAGTTACTTCTGGACGGCATCATCCAGCGTTTCGGCGACCGCATTCGTGTCACAGT
It contains:
- a CDS encoding amino acid adenylation domain-containing protein; this translates as MTTAREEIERRRGRLAMRRASLPSEKQAALLGRLQVAAPEDSRPGSIPPRPPDQPIPLSFAQERLWIWDQLNPGSVTYNISLAGQISGRLNVSAMSQALNEVIRRHESLRTNFVSEDGQAVQVIAAARQQPLPTVDLEGLSEPEQEAVTRRLAAEEARRPYDLAEDSLLRVSLIKNKRCYAVLRTMHHIVSDLWSGEIFMRELGMLYQTYGTGMPSPMADLPIQFADYSHWQRQWLQGDVLAGELAYWKQQLEGIQALDLPTDRRRSDRRTYRAATEGLTLSAELTEGLRALSQREGVTLFVVLLAALKVLLCRHSGQQDIAVGTVLAGRSRIETEPLIGFFLNTVVMRSKLPSDMTIREAIGHVREVFLGAQAHQDLPFERLIEELKPERSLSYAPLFQVMFSMSSAPPAADQKKSSPFAELRFSGLAGKQQAKFDEAKFDLTVTMAEMPDRIGVSFEYNTDLFDATTVQRMVRHYATLLTQAVADPDLPLVAVEVLSAAEKHRLLIEWNQAVGVYRRDRCLSEVFEAQVAQTPEAIAIEDDERQLTYGELNRRANQLANYLRGFQAGAESFVGICMPRSVDLVVAILGTLKAGAAFIPMDPSQPDQRLRFLIEDSGAALVLSLRRLAGRIPAERAQAICLDTDWQLISEAPSSNLDSPAGGDNAAYVIYTSGSTGTPKGVVASHTATLNRLEWMWAEHPFQPGDICCQKTIISFVDSIFETLGPLLQGVRLSIIPEEAVKDPTRLIRNLGSRQVTHIVLVPSLLRMLFESGQELATQIPALRFWVTSGEYFSPDLAEAFQHRLPRRELLNSYGASEVAADVTYFNLKTWRGGTSPVAIGHPISSTSVYLLDRNANPCPLGAHGELYVGGLAPARGYLGKPDLTADRFVPDHLGGVAGGRLYRTGDIARCLPDGGIEYLGRRDFQVKIRGFRIELGEIETALSQHPDVEQAVVIAGDSQLGDPRLRAYVVARPGVALADKPLISYLKERLPDYMVPAGLVIVERLPLTPNGKVDRIALAKMAPAATAAPGQETAPRTLLEMQLMQMWEKVLGVASVGVRDNFFSLGGTSMSAVRLASQIEKQFGQRLTLNVLMQEGNIANLAKLLQEKVTPRRYSPLVALHREGSRPPLFFVHAIGGEVLEYYQLARLLGDDQPFYALQAPLGAAPVDDNRSLEEVATRYLDAIREVQPAGPYWLGGFSWGGAVAFEMAQQLTRQNQPVGLLALVDSVAPWSARVKPRHEDEAVFLLKALQALAPAEERDLFVREEGLASLNRVELYSHALERLQRWGLIAEGLERESGLAYLSNYVKGYMSRIKAFGEYEAKVYPGKITLFQVESETDREAAWSRLSSEPLSLREIAGPHWTVMREPQVRVLAQQMRDCLEEAAALLPAAETT
- a CDS encoding helix-turn-helix domain-containing protein yields the protein MKRLDRYDLTALEQLCSQATDRRTRQRLKSIYLRGQGMAPTEIARILGRSPKTVRTWIKQFNLAGPEALKYKHTGGRTAKLNPEQEAALLTAIKEGRPDGRRWTLKALAEKVLAEYGVRLSQQQISARLRRHGLSRFLSKSARKQNAAGHASGPDPARRRDKDA
- a CDS encoding glycosyltransferase, giving the protein MARMVFIPFPETGHLYASFKLARQLKALGHEVTYLGISDFEAPVRLQQFQFQPLFPDTIAKGFISQHVASREVEPFAAILTAAQRGRQAADLMAELAQTVTSLRPNVLVIDLLLSMVALLSKQLKLASVFLNTQFYDPWEDARKAADYRRLLDVPELILCPQEFDFPRARMRDNCHYVEASIDQQRRDVAFPWERLDLHRPVIYCSLGSQSHLITGGRKVLQTVIDAISARQDWQLVLTTGAHLNPEDFGDVAPNIILVNRAPQLEVLQKTTLMITHGGFNTVKECIFYGVPMLVFPLIRDHPAVAARVVHHGLGLRGNINQISVEMIHSMIDEIARTPSFQTRCRQMGECFKQREAAADAVRLVLSQLRPEAAGPANEAAAAFSPKRRTAN